Genomic segment of Mycolicibacterium sarraceniae:
GCGTGTCCAGCTGCTCATCGGCTTCATGTGTGCGGCCCTGGTGGTGTATTTCGTACTGCTGGGACGCACCGGGATCACGCTGATCGGCTCGGGAACGCCGGTCGCGATCGCACTGGGCATCGGGGTGTTGATCTTGCCCGTCGTCGGGGCCTGGGCGATGGTCGCCACGCTGCGGGCCGGGTTCGCCCATCAAAGGTTGGCCCGCCTGGCCGTCGAGAGCGGGATGGAACTCGATGTGAGCGCGCTACCGCGGAATCGGTCGGGGCGTATCGACCGCGACGCCGCCGACGTCCTGTTCGACACTGTGCGAGCCGAACTGGAAGCCGACCCGGACA
This window contains:
- a CDS encoding tetratricopeptide repeat protein; this translates as MCAALVVYFVLLGRTGITLIGSGTPVAIALGIGVLILPVVGAWAMVATLRAGFAHQRLARLAVESGMELDVSALPRNRSGRIDRDAADVLFDTVRAELEADPDNWQRWYRLARAYDYAGDRGRARETMRKAVVLQTEQNR